The proteins below are encoded in one region of Clostridium pasteurianum DSM 525 = ATCC 6013:
- the proC gene encoding pyrroline-5-carboxylate reductase gives MTKNIGFIGCGNMANAMIGGIVTSKLYSPQKIMVSNPSNPSLQEVKEKFKVLTTNDNLKVAEFADILILSVKPNKYAHVIGKIKDSVKKNVVIVSIAAGTSIEDIKKYFERDIKTIRAMPNTPALVGEGMASLCRNREVTDDEMQLVLNIFKAFGRSEVVEEKLMDVVTSVGGSSPALVYMFIEALADGGVLEGLPREKAYKMAAQAVLGSAKMVLETGKHPGQLKDEVCSPGGTTIEAVYCLEKNKFRSAVIEAVRVCTEKSKNMIK, from the coding sequence ATGACTAAAAATATAGGGTTCATAGGTTGTGGAAATATGGCAAATGCTATGATAGGTGGTATTGTAACTTCTAAACTGTATTCGCCACAAAAAATAATGGTAAGTAATCCATCAAATCCATCGCTACAAGAGGTTAAGGAGAAGTTTAAGGTATTAACTACCAATGATAATTTAAAAGTAGCAGAATTTGCTGATATACTAATACTCTCAGTTAAACCTAATAAATATGCTCATGTAATTGGCAAAATTAAAGATTCAGTTAAAAAAAATGTAGTTATTGTGTCTATAGCAGCTGGAACAAGTATAGAAGATATTAAAAAGTATTTTGAAAGAGATATTAAGACAATAAGAGCCATGCCAAACACGCCGGCATTAGTAGGAGAAGGAATGGCATCATTATGTAGAAACAGAGAGGTAACAGATGATGAAATGCAATTAGTTTTAAATATTTTTAAAGCTTTTGGCAGGTCGGAAGTTGTAGAAGAAAAATTAATGGATGTAGTAACTAGTGTAGGAGGATCATCACCAGCTCTTGTATATATGTTTATAGAGGCTCTTGCAGATGGTGGAGTATTAGAAGGACTACCTAGAGAAAAAGCATATAAAATGGCTGCACAGGCTGTATTAGGATCAGCTAAAATGGTGCTGGAAACAGGTAAGCATCCTGGACAATTAAAAGATGAAGTATGTTCACCTGGTGGTACAACTATTGAGGCAGTTTATTGTCTTGAAAAAAATAAATTTAGAAGTGCTGTAATAGAAGCAGTTAGGGTATGTACAGAAAAATCTAAGAATATGATCAAATAA
- the murI gene encoding glutamate racemase encodes MDVRNRPIGFFDSGVGGISVLKEAIRILPKEDFIYYGDSKNAPYGDKSVDEIRQLSFNVAQFLVEKNIKALVVACNTATSAAIKDLRKKYSNIPVIGIEPALKPAVEIKGMGKILIMATPVTLSEKKFNNLLKKYNGKSDIIPVPCPGLAELIEAGILSGNKLQNYLEDKLSSYIQNEIAAIVLGCTHYPFIKDEISKLIPNVPIIDGSIGTVKQLKRKLITLNLLNVSGEKGKVQMINSSESKEIMELSNKLLKLSYN; translated from the coding sequence GTGGATGTACGAAATAGACCTATAGGTTTTTTCGATTCAGGTGTTGGTGGAATAAGTGTTTTGAAAGAAGCAATAAGGATTTTGCCAAAGGAGGATTTTATTTATTATGGTGATTCTAAGAATGCGCCTTATGGAGATAAATCTGTTGATGAAATAAGACAATTAAGTTTTAATGTTGCCCAATTTCTTGTTGAAAAAAATATAAAAGCATTGGTTGTTGCCTGTAATACAGCTACTAGTGCAGCAATTAAGGATTTAAGAAAAAAATATTCCAATATTCCTGTAATTGGTATAGAACCAGCTTTAAAACCTGCAGTAGAAATTAAGGGAATGGGTAAAATATTAATTATGGCTACACCTGTAACTTTGTCTGAAAAAAAATTTAATAATCTATTAAAAAAATATAATGGTAAGTCGGATATAATACCAGTACCTTGCCCTGGCCTTGCTGAATTGATAGAAGCTGGAATTTTAAGTGGAAATAAGCTTCAGAATTATTTGGAAGATAAATTATCTAGTTACATACAAAATGAAATAGCAGCAATTGTTTTAGGATGTACACATTATCCATTTATAAAAGATGAAATATCTAAGCTTATACCTAATGTGCCAATAATAGATGGAAGCATAGGTACTGTTAAACAATTAAAGAGAAAACTTATTACATTAAATTTATTAAATGTAAGTGGTGAAAAAGGTAAAGTACAAATGATAAACTCTTCTGAAAGTAAAGAAATTATGGAGCTTAGCAATAAACTTTTAAAATT
- the proB gene encoding glutamate 5-kinase, whose translation MNTRKEHIDKAKKIVVKVGTSTLTHENGLLNFDRIDKLARQLSDLHNQGKEVILVTSGAIGVGTAKLGIKTKPETIPEKQAAAAIGQGILLHIYEKFFAEYGQIVAQILLTKDDINNKTRYNNAQNTFNELLSQGVIPIVNENDAIAIHEIKFGDNDTLSALVASIIDADLLILLSDIDGLYDSDPRSNKDAKLISHVEKITNEIESFGGGSGSKLGTGGMYTKIKAAKIAVEHGVSMIIANGSDDNVIKDIISNKEIGTLFSAQK comes from the coding sequence ATGAATACTAGAAAAGAACATATAGATAAAGCAAAGAAAATTGTAGTAAAAGTAGGTACTTCAACCCTTACTCATGAAAATGGGCTACTAAATTTTGATAGAATAGATAAGCTAGCAAGGCAGCTTTCAGATCTTCACAATCAAGGTAAAGAAGTAATTCTAGTAACTTCTGGTGCCATTGGTGTTGGTACTGCAAAGCTAGGAATAAAGACAAAGCCCGAAACTATACCTGAAAAGCAAGCAGCTGCTGCCATTGGCCAAGGTATTCTTCTTCACATTTATGAAAAGTTCTTCGCAGAGTATGGTCAAATAGTTGCTCAAATTCTACTTACTAAAGATGATATAAACAATAAGACAAGATACAATAATGCCCAAAACACCTTCAATGAACTTTTAAGTCAAGGAGTCATACCCATAGTAAATGAAAATGATGCCATTGCCATACATGAGATAAAATTCGGGGATAATGATACCCTTTCTGCTCTAGTTGCAAGTATAATTGATGCTGATCTTCTTATATTACTTTCAGATATTGATGGTTTATATGACTCAGACCCTCGATCAAATAAAGATGCTAAGCTTATATCTCACGTAGAAAAGATTACAAATGAAATTGAAAGCTTTGGTGGTGGTTCTGGTTCAAAACTTGGTACTGGCGGCATGTACACCAAGATAAAAGCTGCAAAAATTGCAGTAGAACATGGTGTATCAATGATAATTGCAAATGGTTCTGATGACAATGTAATAAAAGATATAATTTCAAATAAGGAAATAGGCACTCTGTTTTCAGCGCAAAAATAG
- the asnS gene encoding asparagine--tRNA ligase, giving the protein MKNIIVKELYRKIDQYSNKNIRISGWVRTVRSSNAFGFIEINDGSFFKNIQIVFEKDLDNFKEISKIAISSSLSIEGTVVLTPEAKQPFEIHAKNITIEGDSTVDYPLQKKRHTLEYLRTIAHLRPRSNTFSAVFRVRSLAAFAIHKFFRDRDFVYVNTPIITGSDCEGAGEMFKLTTLDLNGVPKDDNGKVDYTKDFFGKETNLTVSGQLSAETFALAFRNVYTFGPTFRAENSNTARHAAEFWMIEPEIAFADLNDDMALAEDMVKYIIKYVMKNAPEEMEFFNKFIDKTLFDRLQNVVNSDFGKITYTEAIDILKKSNEKFQYEVKWGIDLQTEHERYLTEKVFKKPLFVTDYPKDIKAFYMRMNDDNKTVAAADLLVPGVGEIIGGSQREERLDILEYRMEELGLNKEDYWWYLELRKYGETKHAGFGLGFERIIMYITGMTNIRDVIPFPRTTGSAEF; this is encoded by the coding sequence ATGAAAAACATAATTGTAAAGGAATTATATAGAAAAATAGATCAATATAGTAATAAAAATATAAGAATATCTGGATGGGTTAGGACTGTAAGATCATCTAATGCCTTTGGGTTTATAGAAATTAATGATGGAAGTTTTTTTAAAAATATTCAAATTGTATTTGAGAAAGATTTAGATAACTTCAAAGAGATAAGCAAAATTGCTATTAGTTCTTCATTGAGCATAGAAGGAACTGTAGTTTTGACTCCAGAAGCAAAACAACCTTTTGAAATACATGCAAAAAACATTACAATAGAAGGGGATTCCACTGTAGATTATCCTCTGCAAAAGAAAAGACATACGTTAGAATATTTAAGAACTATTGCACATTTGAGACCTAGAAGTAATACTTTCTCGGCAGTATTTAGAGTTCGCTCACTAGCTGCCTTTGCAATACATAAATTTTTTCGAGATAGAGACTTTGTATATGTTAATACACCGATAATTACAGGAAGTGATTGTGAAGGTGCAGGAGAAATGTTCAAATTGACCACTTTAGACTTAAATGGTGTACCTAAAGATGATAATGGAAAAGTAGATTATACAAAAGACTTCTTTGGAAAAGAGACAAATCTTACTGTCAGTGGTCAGCTATCAGCAGAAACATTTGCATTGGCCTTTAGAAATGTATATACCTTTGGACCTACCTTTAGAGCAGAAAACTCAAATACTGCTAGACATGCAGCAGAATTTTGGATGATTGAGCCAGAAATAGCCTTTGCAGATCTCAATGATGATATGGCACTTGCGGAAGACATGGTTAAATATATAATAAAATATGTTATGAAAAATGCACCAGAGGAAATGGAGTTTTTTAACAAGTTTATTGATAAAACTCTCTTTGATAGATTACAAAATGTGGTGAATTCAGACTTTGGAAAAATAACTTATACTGAGGCAATAGATATACTTAAGAAGTCAAATGAAAAATTTCAGTATGAGGTTAAATGGGGAATAGATCTTCAGACTGAGCATGAGAGATATTTAACTGAGAAAGTTTTTAAAAAGCCTTTATTTGTAACGGATTATCCAAAAGATATAAAAGCCTTTTATATGAGAATGAATGATGACAATAAGACTGTAGCAGCGGCAGATTTGCTTGTACCAGGTGTTGGAGAAATAATAGGAGGAAGCCAAAGAGAAGAAAGATTGGATATCCTTGAATATAGGATGGAGGAATTAGGGCTTAATAAAGAAGATTATTGGTGGTATTTAGAACTTAGAAAGTATGGAGAAACAAAGCATGCTGGCTTTGGTCTGGGATTTGAAAGAATTATAATGTATATTACCGGTATGACAAATATAAGAGATGTAATACCATTTCCTAGAACTACAGGTTCAGCGGAGTTTTAA
- a CDS encoding DUF4491 family protein, protein MYFNYYGIIMGLVMLVATGIGHIIVIKGEYHFGMKLWPVFLIIGILSSVASIILKNLLISGILGIIGVTFLWAILELFKQKERVQKGWFPRKK, encoded by the coding sequence TTGTATTTTAATTATTATGGTATAATTATGGGTTTAGTAATGCTTGTTGCCACAGGTATAGGTCATATTATTGTCATTAAAGGAGAATATCACTTTGGAATGAAATTATGGCCTGTATTTCTTATAATAGGAATATTATCTTCAGTGGCTTCTATTATATTAAAAAATTTACTTATTTCAGGAATCCTTGGTATTATAGGTGTAACTTTCTTATGGGCTATTTTAGAACTTTTCAAACAAAAAGAAAGAGTACAAAAGGGTTGGTTCCCTAGAAAAAAATAA
- a CDS encoding glutamate-5-semialdehyde dehydrogenase, with protein sequence MNINDYVVEKAKNANLAVRKLGTLDTNIKNNALIAMAEALEKNKNNILKANSIDIENAKKAGTTTALIDRLTLNEKRIIGMAEGLRSVAALPDPIGEVTGMWKRPNNLNIGRIRVPLGTIGIIYEARPNVTVDAAALCLKSGNSVVLRGGSEAINSNLEVYKTINDAAIKAGLPKGSIEFIDITEREAVNILMKLNKYVDVLIPRGGAGLINNVVNNSTVPVIQTGVGNCHVYVHSDADLHMAENIIVNAKTQRPAVCNAMETLLVHKSVADKFLPKLGDTLRAIGVEIRGCSETQKILPYANPASEEDYEIEFLDLILAVKVVDSLDEALDHIYKYSTKHSESIITNSYEASQRFLKEVDSAAVYVNASTRFTDGGEFGFGAEIGISTQKLHARGPMGLNELTTIKYIIYGNGQIRK encoded by the coding sequence ATGAATATTAATGATTATGTAGTTGAAAAAGCTAAAAATGCTAATTTAGCTGTGCGAAAGCTTGGAACTCTAGATACTAATATAAAAAACAATGCATTAATTGCCATGGCTGAAGCCTTAGAAAAAAACAAAAATAACATTTTAAAGGCAAACAGCATAGACATAGAAAATGCTAAAAAAGCCGGTACCACCACAGCACTTATTGATAGATTGACCTTAAATGAAAAGAGAATAATCGGTATGGCAGAGGGACTTAGAAGCGTAGCTGCACTGCCTGATCCAATAGGTGAAGTTACTGGTATGTGGAAAAGACCAAATAATTTAAATATAGGTAGAATCAGAGTACCTCTCGGCACTATAGGCATAATTTACGAAGCAAGACCAAATGTAACCGTGGATGCTGCAGCATTATGCCTTAAAAGCGGTAATTCTGTTGTTCTAAGAGGCGGCAGTGAAGCTATAAATTCTAATCTAGAAGTCTATAAAACCATTAATGATGCGGCAATTAAAGCAGGTCTTCCAAAGGGATCCATTGAATTTATAGATATAACTGAACGAGAAGCGGTAAATATTCTTATGAAACTCAATAAATACGTAGATGTACTTATCCCAAGAGGTGGTGCTGGTTTAATTAATAATGTAGTAAATAATTCTACTGTACCTGTAATCCAAACTGGCGTTGGAAACTGTCATGTTTATGTTCACAGTGATGCTGACCTACATATGGCAGAAAACATAATAGTAAATGCAAAAACTCAAAGACCTGCTGTATGTAATGCTATGGAAACATTACTTGTTCATAAATCAGTAGCTGATAAATTCCTTCCTAAGCTTGGAGATACTTTAAGGGCCATAGGTGTGGAAATAAGAGGTTGTAGTGAAACTCAAAAAATACTTCCTTATGCAAATCCTGCTTCTGAGGAAGACTATGAGATAGAATTTTTAGATTTAATATTAGCTGTAAAAGTAGTTGATTCTTTAGATGAAGCATTAGATCATATTTATAAATACAGCACTAAACACTCTGAATCCATAATAACAAACAGCTATGAAGCTTCTCAGCGTTTCTTAAAAGAGGTAGATTCAGCTGCTGTATATGTAAATGCCTCTACAAGATTTACAGACGGAGGAGAATTTGGTTTTGGTGCTGAAATAGGTATAAGCACTCAAAAACTTCATGCTAGAGGTCCTATGGGGTTAAATGAGCTTACCACTATTAAATATATAATATATGGTAATGGTCAGATAAGAAAATAA
- a CDS encoding glutamine synthetase III yields MSNTAEIFGSNSFSDSVMKERLPKATYKAYKKAIEKGLALDLDSANVIASVMKDWAVEKGATHFTHWFQPLTDTTAEKHDSFISPTGDGKVILEFSGKELIKGEPDASSFPSGGIRATFEARGYTAWDITSPAFVKDGTLYIPTAFTSYTGEALDKKTPLLRSMEALSKQALRLLKALGNTTTKKVITTVGPEQEYFLVDKDLYEKRPDLIFTGRTLFGAKSPKGQELDDHYFGTIKERVSSYMKELDEELWKLGVLAKTKHNEVAPAQFELAPIFGTTNVATDNNQLTMDLMKKVAVRHGLVCLLHEKPFAGINGSGKHNNWSMSTDDGQNLLDPGETPHENTQFLLFLTSVIKAVDEYSDLLRLSAANAGNDHRLGANEAPPAIISIFLGDQLEDIIEQIEKGTATTSKTSGNLSLGALTLPVLLKDATDRNRTSPFAFTGNKFEFRMVPSSGNIADPNIVLNTSVAEVLSEVADRLEKASDVNSEVQSILTEIVKEHKKIIFNGNGYSDEWVAEAEKRGLPNVKTTVEATKALIAEKNVNLLEKHNVLDSTESHARYEVILENYATTINIEAETALLIAKRQILPSVIKFETSLAGSAAAVKAAGVDAKVQTELLTEVADLAASLKDKIVSLEASLEKTQGLSGDAYDVAYAYKFDVFEKMDELREVADKLETIVDAEFWPLPSYGELLFGL; encoded by the coding sequence ATGAGCAACACAGCAGAAATTTTTGGTTCAAATTCATTTAGTGATTCAGTCATGAAGGAACGTCTTCCTAAAGCTACATATAAGGCTTATAAAAAGGCAATAGAGAAAGGTCTTGCTCTTGATTTAGATTCAGCAAATGTAATAGCTTCTGTAATGAAGGATTGGGCTGTAGAAAAAGGAGCTACTCACTTCACTCATTGGTTCCAACCATTAACTGATACTACAGCAGAAAAACATGATTCTTTTATATCTCCAACAGGAGATGGAAAAGTAATATTAGAGTTTTCAGGAAAAGAACTAATAAAAGGTGAACCTGATGCATCTTCTTTCCCTTCCGGTGGAATCAGAGCTACTTTTGAAGCTAGAGGTTATACTGCATGGGATATAACTTCTCCTGCTTTTGTAAAAGATGGAACTTTATATATACCAACTGCTTTTACTTCTTATACAGGTGAAGCACTTGATAAAAAGACACCTCTTCTTCGTTCAATGGAAGCTTTATCAAAACAAGCTCTTCGTCTTTTAAAGGCACTTGGAAATACTACTACTAAGAAAGTTATAACAACTGTAGGACCTGAACAAGAATATTTCTTAGTTGATAAAGACTTATATGAAAAACGTCCAGATCTTATATTCACTGGTAGAACTTTATTTGGTGCAAAATCTCCAAAGGGCCAGGAACTTGATGATCATTATTTTGGAACAATAAAAGAAAGAGTTTCTTCTTACATGAAAGAACTTGATGAAGAACTTTGGAAACTTGGAGTTCTAGCTAAAACTAAACATAATGAAGTTGCTCCTGCACAGTTTGAATTAGCTCCAATATTCGGGACAACAAATGTTGCAACTGATAACAATCAGCTTACAATGGATCTTATGAAAAAAGTTGCAGTAAGACATGGTTTAGTTTGCCTACTTCATGAAAAACCTTTTGCAGGTATAAACGGATCAGGTAAGCACAATAACTGGTCAATGAGTACTGATGATGGTCAAAACCTTCTTGATCCAGGTGAAACACCACATGAAAACACTCAATTTTTACTATTCTTAACTTCAGTTATAAAAGCTGTTGATGAATATTCAGATTTATTGAGATTATCTGCTGCTAATGCTGGTAACGATCACCGTTTAGGTGCTAATGAAGCTCCTCCAGCAATTATATCTATATTCTTAGGAGATCAGCTTGAAGATATAATAGAACAAATTGAAAAGGGAACTGCCACTACTTCAAAAACAAGCGGCAACTTAAGTCTTGGTGCTTTAACTCTTCCAGTACTTTTAAAAGATGCAACTGATAGAAACAGAACATCACCATTTGCATTTACAGGAAATAAATTTGAATTCAGAATGGTACCATCTTCAGGAAATATTGCTGATCCTAACATTGTTTTAAATACATCAGTTGCTGAAGTACTTTCTGAAGTAGCTGATAGATTAGAAAAAGCATCTGACGTAAATTCAGAAGTTCAATCTATTCTTACTGAAATTGTTAAAGAACATAAGAAGATTATATTCAATGGAAATGGTTATTCAGACGAATGGGTAGCTGAAGCTGAAAAAAGAGGTCTTCCAAATGTAAAAACTACTGTAGAAGCTACAAAAGCTTTAATTGCTGAAAAAAATGTAAATTTACTTGAAAAACACAATGTATTAGATTCAACTGAATCACATGCACGTTATGAAGTTATACTTGAAAATTATGCTACAACTATAAATATAGAAGCTGAAACAGCGCTTTTAATAGCAAAACGTCAAATTTTACCTTCTGTTATTAAATTTGAAACTAGTTTAGCGGGATCAGCTGCTGCTGTAAAAGCTGCTGGCGTAGATGCTAAAGTTCAAACAGAATTACTTACTGAAGTAGCTGATTTAGCGGCTTCCTTAAAGGATAAAATTGTTAGCCTTGAAGCTTCACTTGAAAAAACTCAGGGATTATCTGGTGATGCTTATGATGTTGCTTATGCTTACAAATTCGACGTATTCGAAAAAATGGATGAATTAAGAGAAGTTGCGGATAAACTTGAAACTATAGTAGATGCAGAATTCTGGCCATTACCATCTTATGGTGAATTATTATTCGGTCTATAA